The proteins below are encoded in one region of Methanoculleus taiwanensis:
- a CDS encoding ArsR family transcriptional regulator has translation MTGHIKILNDPVELVPLLMTFNNCQYKKIYELLNKNWMTEEELAAQAGGGECVTECLGILKKGNLIEEQWRMPAPGRKPMKEYRTTYSKFRANFQCTMNDIGDLLNIAISNDEMLRSLTDAIQQDITDGTSSIGDLARKHGVSPIFVKGLGKRIPHLDVKGQGMVLLDRSS, from the coding sequence TTGACGGGACATATTAAAATCCTTAACGATCCGGTTGAACTGGTTCCTCTCCTCATGACCTTCAATAACTGCCAATACAAAAAGATCTACGAACTCCTGAATAAGAACTGGATGACGGAGGAGGAACTGGCAGCCCAGGCGGGCGGTGGGGAATGTGTCACCGAGTGCCTCGGGATTCTTAAGAAAGGGAATCTGATCGAGGAGCAGTGGCGGATGCCCGCACCCGGCCGAAAACCGATGAAAGAGTACCGAACAACCTATAGCAAATTCCGGGCGAACTTCCAGTGCACTATGAACGATATCGGGGATCTCCTCAATATCGCAATATCCAACGATGAAATGCTCCGTTCCCTGACCGACGCCATTCAGCAGGATATCACCGACGGCACCTCTTCCATCGGTGACCTGGCTCGAAAACACGGTGTAAGCCCGATATTCGTCAAGGGGCTCGGCAAACGGATCCCGCACCTCGATGTAAAAGGGCAGGGAATGGTGCTTCT
- the hypF gene encoding carbamoyltransferase HypF, producing MRTSGNITIRGIVQGVGFRPFVYAKAHGYGMRGTVKNLGSEVQIAACGERFEEFLRAVAKGTPLSRIDSVEVTPLAGEPPAGFTILESKAGSRSGFIPTDVAVCDECIADITAPGGRYEGYWATSCVNCGPRYSIITAIPYDRERTSMDVFPVCSPCEREYTDPACRRHHAQTIACAGCGPQLALLHADGTPVRAAEPIREAAALLDAGAIVAVRGIGGFHIACIEASAWTLKRRLGRTEQPLAVMATPEEAGRIADISGDEWKQLESRERPIVVLAKRDPDAHASISNLHTIGIMLPYTGLHHLLFASLSHPLLIMTSANLPGYPMITDLGQAVERLSGQVDYILTHDRRIVNRCDDSVVRDGFLIRLSRGYAPKRTPIDLGERCILGVGPELNANITIYRSGFAVTSPHVGNVRNPATLAYLQETVEKIGGIIGADYDRIVHDLHPQFLSTRYARELAEVTGAELLAVQHHRAHIAATTREECVGIAIDGVGYGDDGTIWGGEIFAGCVPDYDRVAHLEVALMPGGDLATRFPERMLYGIMPTEETRDLLASRGWSEVELAVLEKQVAKRFNVAETSSTGRVLDAASALLGLCRERTYDGEPAVKLESAAYRGRAAAWNLAFGSKDGREVFSTRSLLSEAYRRMQAGERIVDIAASVQYNLARGVAAMGVRAAEERGIPRVALSGGVAYNHAIREAIRAEVLAAGLEYVINKEYPLGDGCISYGQVVCGGSAER from the coding sequence ATGCGAACATCCGGCAATATTACTATCAGGGGCATCGTTCAGGGCGTCGGATTCCGCCCCTTTGTCTACGCGAAGGCGCACGGGTACGGCATGCGCGGAACGGTCAAGAACCTCGGGAGCGAGGTTCAGATCGCGGCATGCGGTGAGCGTTTCGAGGAGTTCCTCCGGGCGGTTGCGAAAGGAACACCGCTCTCGCGTATCGATTCGGTTGAGGTGACCCCCCTCGCCGGAGAGCCGCCGGCAGGATTTACGATTCTTGAGAGTAAGGCCGGGAGCCGTTCCGGTTTCATTCCGACCGACGTCGCCGTCTGCGATGAGTGCATCGCCGATATCACCGCCCCCGGCGGCCGCTACGAAGGGTACTGGGCGACCTCCTGCGTGAACTGCGGTCCCCGCTATAGTATCATCACCGCCATCCCCTACGACCGCGAACGGACGAGCATGGATGTATTCCCTGTCTGCTCACCGTGTGAGCGGGAGTACACCGATCCTGCCTGCCGGCGGCATCACGCCCAGACGATCGCCTGCGCCGGCTGCGGCCCGCAGCTCGCCCTCCTGCACGCCGACGGGACGCCGGTTCGAGCCGCAGAGCCCATCCGGGAGGCGGCCGCCCTCCTCGATGCCGGAGCTATCGTCGCCGTCCGGGGCATCGGGGGCTTTCACATCGCCTGCATCGAGGCGTCCGCGTGGACGCTGAAACGGCGGCTCGGGAGGACCGAGCAGCCGCTCGCCGTGATGGCCACTCCGGAAGAGGCCGGGCGGATAGCCGATATATCAGGGGACGAGTGGAAGCAGCTTGAGTCCCGGGAGCGGCCTATCGTCGTCCTCGCGAAGCGTGACCCGGACGCTCACGCCTCGATCAGCAATCTGCATACCATCGGCATCATGCTCCCCTACACCGGGCTCCACCATCTCCTCTTTGCGAGCCTCTCCCACCCGCTCCTGATCATGACGAGTGCAAACCTGCCCGGATATCCGATGATAACCGATCTTGGCCAGGCTGTCGAGCGGCTCAGCGGCCAGGTCGACTATATCCTCACTCACGATCGCCGGATCGTCAACCGGTGCGACGACTCGGTCGTCCGCGACGGTTTTCTCATCAGGCTCTCACGCGGCTATGCCCCAAAACGGACGCCGATCGACCTCGGCGAGCGGTGCATCCTCGGTGTCGGGCCGGAGCTGAACGCGAATATCACCATCTACCGGAGCGGCTTTGCCGTCACCTCCCCGCATGTGGGAAACGTCCGGAACCCTGCGACGCTCGCCTACCTGCAGGAGACGGTGGAGAAGATCGGGGGGATCATCGGTGCGGACTACGACCGGATCGTCCACGACCTCCACCCGCAGTTCCTCTCCACCCGTTACGCCCGCGAGCTCGCGGAGGTGACGGGTGCCGAACTCCTTGCCGTCCAGCACCACCGGGCGCATATCGCCGCGACGACCCGCGAGGAGTGCGTCGGGATTGCGATCGACGGTGTGGGATACGGGGACGACGGGACGATCTGGGGCGGGGAGATCTTCGCCGGGTGCGTGCCCGACTACGACCGGGTCGCCCACCTCGAGGTCGCTCTGATGCCGGGCGGCGATCTTGCGACCCGGTTCCCGGAGCGGATGCTCTACGGCATCATGCCGACGGAGGAGACGCGTGACCTGCTCGCTTCCCGGGGCTGGAGCGAGGTCGAGCTTGCGGTGCTCGAAAAGCAGGTGGCGAAACGGTTCAACGTCGCGGAGACGAGCAGCACCGGCCGTGTTCTCGATGCCGCATCGGCGCTCCTCGGGCTCTGCCGGGAGCGGACGTACGACGGTGAACCGGCGGTGAAACTCGAGTCTGCCGCCTACCGGGGGCGGGCGGCGGCGTGGAATCTTGCGTTCGGCTCCAAAGACGGCCGGGAGGTCTTCTCCACCCGCTCGCTCCTCAGTGAAGCGTACAGGCGGATGCAGGCGGGCGAGCGTATCGTCGATATCGCCGCTTCGGTGCAGTACAACCTCGCCCGGGGCGTCGCGGCGATGGGAGTCCGTGCCGCAGAGGAGCGGGGTATCCCGCGGGTCGCGCTCTCGGGCGGCGTCGCCTACAACCACGCCATCCGGGAGGCTATCCGGGCCGAGGTACTGGCCGCCGGGCTCGAGTACGTCATCAATAAGGAGTACCCCCTCGGGGACGGCTGCATCTCGTATGGGCAGGTCGTCTGCGGGGGGAGTGCGGAAAGGTAA
- a CDS encoding lectin like domain-containing protein, which translates to MCILLFAVLVSVTGILSAAPVDSAGDPAFDGTPGQQTALSDTPVCGYVPSPVSFDDLDPSLSRQGVSVMETLPATFDLREEGRVTPVHNQGSAGVCWAFATYSSLESVLMSENEYDFSENNMKNLLSSGYPDGFDRGPNDGGDGVQSLAYLARWTGPVSEEGDPYSPTSLVSPTDLAAVAHVQDVLFLPKMTIAGAEAVVKQAVMEYGAAFTDMHWTNDGWNEANSTYYYAGPAESNHAVAIVGWNDSFSRHAFSQAPAGDGAWIIKNSWGADWGDAGYFYISYNDTRLGSMWQGVYTAEPADTYDGIYQYDPLGMCGKFGYSSATAWFANVFTATADEDLRAVSFYVPQYSSTYELFVYTAPDGGPENATGPVAVQNGTLDEPGYRTIPLLAAVPLQQGEGFSVVVKLTAPGLTTPVAVEYPIAGYSSKASANPGESYVSSNGETWLDLTTCTNLAEANVCLKAFTTLRVAPVANFTANVTAGTAPLAVRFTDLSTGSPTSWNWTFGDGAASTEQHPAHTYTVAGVYTVNLTVTNADGNDSMVKADFVTVSAAAPLVTAPAAMPSVIPTDTDGSAGTGETAVLSVAVSGAEIASVTVNLSSIGGSSVTPMADAGNGIWTVSTTGTVPSPFTGGTYLPVLLTVNATGADGLCNTSVAIPLTVVKNGDANQDCRVTLYDAVYTARHLLEIEGYPMTESVGMVSGGDDLSLVDAMYLAKHLLGLPGFEALH; encoded by the coding sequence TTGTGCATACTTCTGTTCGCAGTCCTCGTCAGCGTAACGGGGATACTCTCCGCTGCCCCGGTCGATTCTGCCGGAGATCCGGCGTTCGACGGCACCCCCGGACAGCAGACGGCACTCTCCGATACTCCTGTCTGCGGGTACGTCCCGTCGCCGGTCTCTTTCGATGATCTCGATCCGTCTCTCTCACGGCAGGGGGTCTCTGTCATGGAAACACTCCCGGCCACCTTCGACCTTCGGGAGGAAGGACGGGTGACCCCGGTTCACAATCAGGGGAGCGCGGGAGTCTGCTGGGCGTTCGCCACCTATTCGTCCCTCGAATCCGTCCTGATGTCAGAGAACGAATACGATTTTTCCGAGAACAACATGAAGAACCTCCTCTCATCGGGCTACCCGGATGGGTTTGATCGGGGTCCGAACGACGGCGGAGACGGGGTTCAGTCTCTCGCGTATCTTGCCCGGTGGACGGGCCCGGTCTCGGAAGAGGGCGATCCCTACTCCCCGACATCTTTGGTATCGCCGACCGATCTGGCGGCGGTCGCCCACGTTCAGGACGTCCTGTTCCTGCCGAAGATGACCATCGCCGGGGCGGAAGCGGTGGTAAAACAGGCTGTGATGGAGTACGGTGCGGCCTTTACCGATATGCACTGGACGAACGACGGCTGGAACGAAGCGAATAGCACCTATTATTATGCCGGCCCGGCCGAGTCCAATCATGCCGTCGCCATCGTCGGGTGGAACGATTCCTTCAGCCGCCATGCCTTCAGTCAGGCTCCCGCCGGCGACGGCGCCTGGATCATAAAGAACAGCTGGGGAGCCGACTGGGGAGATGCCGGATACTTTTACATATCCTATAACGATACCCGGCTCGGCAGCATGTGGCAGGGCGTATATACCGCAGAACCGGCAGATACGTACGACGGGATCTACCAGTACGATCCCCTCGGGATGTGTGGGAAGTTCGGATACTCTTCTGCCACAGCCTGGTTTGCCAACGTCTTCACGGCTACTGCCGATGAAGACCTCCGTGCGGTGAGCTTCTATGTTCCCCAGTACTCCTCGACATACGAGCTCTTTGTGTACACAGCTCCTGACGGCGGGCCGGAGAACGCCACGGGCCCGGTAGCAGTGCAGAACGGCACCCTTGATGAGCCCGGGTACCGGACGATCCCCCTCCTGGCTGCGGTTCCGCTGCAGCAGGGAGAGGGTTTCTCGGTCGTGGTGAAGCTCACTGCTCCCGGGTTGACGACGCCGGTTGCGGTTGAATACCCGATTGCAGGCTACTCGAGCAAAGCCTCGGCGAATCCCGGCGAGAGTTACGTCAGCAGTAACGGCGAAACCTGGCTCGATCTTACCACCTGCACCAACCTTGCCGAGGCCAACGTCTGCCTCAAGGCTTTCACGACCCTCCGTGTCGCCCCGGTCGCAAACTTCACTGCCAATGTCACCGCGGGCACTGCCCCGCTTGCCGTCCGATTCACCGACCTCTCCACAGGTAGCCCGACGTCCTGGAACTGGACGTTCGGTGACGGTGCCGCCTCCACGGAGCAGCACCCCGCCCACACCTACACGGTGGCGGGCGTCTACACGGTGAACCTGACGGTCACCAATGCCGACGGGAACGACTCGATGGTGAAGGCGGACTTCGTCACCGTCAGTGCCGCCGCACCGCTCGTCACCGCCCCCGCGGCAATGCCTTCCGTTATCCCGACCGATACGGATGGCTCCGCGGGAACGGGTGAGACTGCCGTGCTTTCCGTGGCGGTGAGCGGCGCAGAGATCGCCTCGGTGACGGTGAACCTCTCAAGCATAGGCGGGTCGTCTGTAACACCGATGGCCGATGCCGGGAACGGCATCTGGACGGTGAGTACGACCGGCACCGTGCCGTCGCCGTTCACGGGCGGCACCTACCTCCCGGTGCTCCTCACCGTGAACGCCACCGGCGCCGACGGCCTTTGCAACACATCGGTCGCTATCCCGCTCACCGTGGTGAAAAACGGCGATGCGAACCAGGATTGCCGGGTCACGCTCTACGACGCCGTCTACACGGCACGACATCTCCTTGAAATCGAGGGTTACCCGATGACGGAGAGCGTCGGCATGGTCTCTGGCGGTGACGATCTCTCGCTCGTTGATGCGATGTACCTCGCAAAGCATCTCCTTGGGCTCCCGGGTTTTGAGGCGTTGCACTGA